In the Streptomyces sp. NBC_00193 genome, CCGCGTGACCACACGACCGAGGGCCCCCGCACCAGTGCGGGGGCCCTCGGTCGTGCACGGCGTGGCCCGGGGGCCGCCGCGTCAGTGCTTCGCGAGCACGTACGGAGCGAACTCCGACGCCAGTTCCGCGTGCACCCGCGCCTTGAGCAGGGTGCCCTCCGCCGTGTGCTCCTCGGAGATCACCTCGCCCTCGGCGTGTGCCCGGGCGACCAGGCCGCCGCGCGTGTACGGGACCACGGCCTCGATCTCGATCGCCGGCCGCGGCAGCTCGGCGTCGATGAGCGCGAGGAGTTCCTCCATGCCCTGACCCGTGCGCGCCGAGACGGCGATGGAGCGCTTCTCGATCCGCAGCAGGCGCTGGAGCACCAGCGGGTCGGCCGCGTCCGCCTTGTTGATCACCACGATCTCGGGCACCTTGACGGCGCCGACCTCGCGGATGACCTCGCGGACCGCCGCCAGCTGCTCCTCCGGCGCCGGGTGCGAGCCGTCCACGATGTGCAGGATGAGGTCGGAGTCGCCGACCTCCTCCATCGTGGAGCGGAACGCCTCGACGAGGTGGTGCGGCAGGTGCCGGACGAAGCCGACCGTGTCGGCCAGGGTGTACACCCGGCCGGACGGGGTCTCGGCCCGGCGCACGGTCGGGTCGAGGGTGGCGAACAGTGCGTTCTCCACCAGGACGCCCGCGCCCGTGAGGCGGTTGAGCAGCGAGGACTTGCCGGCGTTGGTGTATCCGGCGATGGCGACCGAGGGCACCTTGTTGCGGCGCCGTTCCTGCCGCTTGATGTCGCGGCCGGTCTTCATCTCCGCGATCTCCCGGCGCATCTTCGCCATCTTCTCGCGGATCCGGCGCCGGTCGGTCTCGATCTTGGTCTCACCGGGGCCGCGGGTGGCCATGCCGCCACCGCCGCCGCCACCCATCTGCCGGGACAGCGAGGCACCCCAGCCGCGCAGTCGCGGCAGCATGTACTGCATCTGCGCGAGTGCGACCTGCGCCTTGCCCTCTCGGGACTTGGCGTGCTGGGCGAAGATGTCGAGGATGAGCGCGGTCCGGTCGACCACCTTCACCTTGACGACGTCTTCGAGGGCGATGAGCTGGCCGGGGCTGAGCTCACCGTCGCAGACGACGGTGTCGGCGCCGCTCTCCATCACGATGTCGCGCAGCTCGCGCGCCTTGCCGGAACCGATGAAGGTGGCCGGGTCGGGCTTGTCGCGGCGCTGGATGACGCCGTCGAGTACGAGCGCGCCCGCCGTCTCGGCGAGGGCGGCGAGCTCCGCGAGGGAGTTGTCCGCGTCCTGCACCGTGCCGGAGGTCCATACGCCGACGAGGACGACCCGCTCCAGGCGGAGCTGGCGGTACTCGACCTCGGTGACGTCCTCGAGCTCGGTGGAGAGGCCGGCCACGCGGCGCAGGGCCGCGCGCTCGGAGCGCTCGTACTGGGCGCCGTCCCTGTCTCCGTCGATCTCGTGGCTCCAGGCGACGTCCTCTTCCATCAGGGCGTCGGCCCGAAGGCTCTCGGTGAAGCTCTGCGGATCCGGCGCACCCTGTGCGTCGTCCCGCGCGTCCTGGGAAGGGGAAGAAGAGGAGGTCATTGGATCCTTACGTCGTTT is a window encoding:
- the hflX gene encoding GTPase HflX; amino-acid sequence: MTSSSSPSQDARDDAQGAPDPQSFTESLRADALMEEDVAWSHEIDGDRDGAQYERSERAALRRVAGLSTELEDVTEVEYRQLRLERVVLVGVWTSGTVQDADNSLAELAALAETAGALVLDGVIQRRDKPDPATFIGSGKARELRDIVMESGADTVVCDGELSPGQLIALEDVVKVKVVDRTALILDIFAQHAKSREGKAQVALAQMQYMLPRLRGWGASLSRQMGGGGGGGMATRGPGETKIETDRRRIREKMAKMRREIAEMKTGRDIKRQERRRNKVPSVAIAGYTNAGKSSLLNRLTGAGVLVENALFATLDPTVRRAETPSGRVYTLADTVGFVRHLPHHLVEAFRSTMEEVGDSDLILHIVDGSHPAPEEQLAAVREVIREVGAVKVPEIVVINKADAADPLVLQRLLRIEKRSIAVSARTGQGMEELLALIDAELPRPAIEIEAVVPYTRGGLVARAHAEGEVISEEHTAEGTLLKARVHAELASEFAPYVLAKH